The Streptomyces sp. CC0208 genome window below encodes:
- a CDS encoding 4-coumarate--CoA ligase family protein: MFRSEYADVQPVELPIHDAVLARAAEFGDAPALIDGTDGTTLTYAQLDRFHRRVAAGLAEAGVVQGDVLALHSPNTIAFPTAFYAATRAGASVTTVHPLCTPEEFAKQLGDCAARWIVTVSPLLETARRAAEIAGGVREIFVCDSAPGHRSLIDMLASTAPEPDLAIDPVTDVAALPYSSGTTGTPKGVMLTHRQIATNLAQLQPLMSAGPEDRILAVLPFFHIYGLTALMNAPLRVGASVVVLPRFDLETFLAAIQNHRITGLYVAPPIVLALAKHPLVEHYDLSSLRYIVSAAAPLDAELAAACSARLGLPPVGQAYGMTELSPGTHVVPLSAMREAPPGTVGKLIAGTEMRIVSLDDPDKDLDTGEPGEILIRGPQIMKGYLGRPDDTAAMIDPDGWLHTGDVGHVDADGWLFVVDRVKELIKYKGFQVAPAELEALLLTHPGIADAAVIGSYNEQGNEVPHAFVVRQPAASGLSESEVMMYVAERVAPYKRVRHVTFVDAVPRAASGKILRRQLRERT, translated from the coding sequence GTGTTCCGCAGCGAGTACGCAGACGTCCAGCCCGTAGAACTCCCCATCCACGACGCGGTGTTGGCTCGCGCCGCCGAGTTCGGTGACGCGCCCGCGCTGATCGACGGCACCGACGGCACCACCCTCACCTACGCACAGCTCGACCGGTTCCACCGCCGGGTCGCCGCGGGCCTCGCGGAGGCGGGCGTCGTCCAGGGGGACGTGCTCGCGCTGCACAGCCCCAACACGATCGCCTTCCCGACCGCGTTCTACGCCGCCACGCGCGCGGGTGCCTCCGTCACGACCGTGCACCCGCTCTGCACGCCGGAGGAGTTCGCCAAGCAGCTCGGTGACTGCGCGGCCCGCTGGATCGTCACCGTCTCACCGCTGCTGGAGACCGCTCGCCGGGCGGCCGAAATCGCGGGCGGCGTACGGGAGATCTTCGTCTGCGACAGCGCCCCCGGCCACCGCTCCCTGATCGACATGCTGGCCTCGACGGCCCCCGAGCCGGACCTCGCCATCGACCCGGTGACGGACGTGGCGGCCCTGCCGTACTCCTCGGGCACCACCGGCACCCCCAAGGGCGTGATGCTCACGCACCGCCAGATCGCCACGAACCTCGCCCAGCTCCAGCCACTGATGTCGGCGGGCCCAGAGGACCGTATTCTGGCGGTTCTTCCCTTTTTTCACATCTATGGCCTCACGGCTCTCATGAACGCGCCTCTGCGCGTGGGCGCGAGCGTCGTCGTCCTGCCCCGCTTCGACCTGGAGACCTTCCTCGCGGCCATCCAGAACCACCGCATCACCGGCCTGTACGTGGCCCCGCCGATCGTCCTCGCCCTCGCCAAGCACCCGCTCGTCGAGCACTACGACCTGTCGTCCCTGCGCTACATCGTCAGCGCCGCCGCCCCGCTGGACGCCGAACTCGCCGCCGCATGTTCGGCCCGGCTGGGCCTGCCGCCCGTCGGCCAGGCGTACGGCATGACGGAACTCTCGCCCGGCACCCACGTCGTCCCCCTGTCCGCCATGCGCGAGGCGCCCCCCGGGACCGTCGGCAAGCTCATCGCCGGCACCGAGATGCGGATCGTCTCCCTCGACGACCCCGACAAGGACCTCGACACCGGCGAGCCCGGCGAGATCCTCATCCGCGGCCCGCAGATCATGAAGGGCTACCTCGGCCGCCCCGACGACACCGCCGCGATGATCGACCCCGACGGCTGGCTGCACACCGGCGACGTCGGCCATGTCGACGCCGACGGCTGGCTGTTCGTCGTCGACCGGGTCAAGGAGCTCATCAAGTACAAGGGCTTCCAGGTGGCCCCCGCCGAACTGGAGGCCCTCCTGCTCACCCACCCCGGCATCGCCGACGCGGCCGTCATCGGCAGCTACAACGAGCAGGGCAACGAGGTCCCGCACGCCTTCGTCGTCCGCCAGCCGGCCGCGTCCGGCCTCTCCGAGAGCGAGGTCATGATGTACGTCGCCGAGCGCGTCGCCCCCTACAAGCGCGTCCGCCACGTCACCTTCGTCGACGCGGTGCCCCGGGCGGCCTCCGGCAAGATCCTCCGACGGCAGCTCAGGGAGCGCACATGA